One region of Polaribacter pectinis genomic DNA includes:
- the trhO gene encoding oxygen-dependent tRNA uridine(34) hydroxylase TrhO, translating into MQLYNKLSAAERAALIDEAGKDRLTISFYQYHKIENPQLFRDKLFLEWNALDVLGRIYVSYEGINAQLSVPSENLYALKDQLDSISFLKDIRLNIAVEQDNKSFLKLKVKVRNKIVADGLNDETFDVTNKGVHLNAKEFNEMLANPDTVCVDMRNHYESEIGHFSGAITPDVDTFRDSLDIIEEDLKDNKENKNLLMYCTGGIRCEKASAYYKHKGFKNVFQLEGGIIEYTRQVKDEGIENKFIGKNFVFDHRRAEKITDDVVSNCHQCGKPCNTHTNCANEACHLLFIQCDECSEAMENTCSTDCQEIIQLSFEEQKELRKGKGNSNKIFKKGRSEVLKFKK; encoded by the coding sequence ATGCAACTGTACAATAAGTTAAGCGCTGCAGAACGCGCTGCATTAATTGATGAAGCTGGTAAAGACCGCCTCACAATCTCTTTTTATCAATATCATAAGATAGAAAATCCACAATTATTTAGAGACAAATTATTTTTAGAATGGAACGCTTTAGACGTTTTAGGTAGAATTTATGTTTCTTACGAAGGTATAAATGCGCAATTATCTGTTCCATCAGAAAATTTGTACGCTTTAAAAGACCAATTAGACAGCATTTCTTTTCTAAAAGATATTCGTTTAAATATTGCTGTTGAGCAAGACAACAAGTCGTTTTTAAAACTAAAAGTAAAAGTTAGAAACAAAATTGTTGCAGATGGTTTAAACGACGAAACGTTTGATGTTACCAACAAAGGTGTACATTTAAATGCAAAGGAGTTCAACGAAATGTTGGCAAATCCTGACACAGTTTGTGTAGATATGCGAAACCATTATGAGAGTGAAATTGGTCATTTTTCTGGCGCCATAACCCCAGACGTAGATACTTTTAGAGATTCTTTAGATATTATCGAAGAAGATTTAAAAGACAATAAAGAAAACAAAAATTTATTGATGTATTGTACTGGCGGAATTCGTTGTGAAAAAGCATCAGCATACTACAAACACAAAGGTTTTAAGAACGTTTTTCAATTAGAAGGCGGAATTATAGAATACACACGTCAAGTAAAAGACGAAGGAATAGAAAATAAATTCATTGGTAAAAATTTTGTTTTCGATCATAGAAGAGCAGAAAAAATTACAGACGATGTAGTTTCTAATTGTCACCAATGTGGAAAACCTTGTAACACGCATACAAATTGCGCAAACGAGGCTTGTCACTTATTATTTATACAGTGTGACGAATGTTCAGAAGCCATGGAAAATACGTGTTCTACAGACTGCCAAGAAATAATTCAATTGTCTTTTGAAGAGCAAAAAGAGCTTCGTAAAGGAAAAGGAAATAGCAACAAAATTTTCAAAAAAGGTAGAAGCGAAGTTTTAAAGTTTAAGAAGTAA
- a CDS encoding PSP1 domain-containing protein, which translates to MACGSCGTTENGVPKGCKSNGNCGSGTCGSGSNKLAVFDWLSNMTLPSGQERFNIFEVRFKNGRKHFYKNPDNLPITMGDIVAVEGSPGHDIGTVSLAGELVKVQMKKRKITEDHEDVKKIYRKASQRDIDIWQQARGKEEETQRRGREILGRLGLQMKLSDVEYQGDGNKATFYYTAESRVDFRQLIRDLASAFSIRVEMKQVGARQEAARLGGVGSCGRELCCSTWLTDFRKVSTSAARYQQLSLNPLKLAGQCGKLKCCLNFELDTYLDALKTFPKQDLVLKTEKGEAVFVKMDIFKQHLWYTYKEERFKWFRLTLEQVLEIVELNKNNEKSATLEEYEADVEIPVKVDFEDAVGQDSLTRFDVPKTNKRRKNNRNKNKKKPVGAVANKTQTNPNQKRKPVAKQHNKQQPKPKPKPNPNAKPNQPKAENGKPKPRPRPNPKAKPNPNAKPNENGPKGEVKKTSKPRRNNNRNRNNNNPKNGNDSEK; encoded by the coding sequence ATGGCATGTGGAAGTTGTGGTACAACAGAAAATGGCGTACCAAAAGGATGTAAGAGTAATGGTAATTGTGGTTCTGGAACCTGTGGAAGTGGTAGTAATAAATTAGCCGTTTTCGACTGGTTGTCTAATATGACGTTGCCAAGTGGACAAGAAAGATTTAATATTTTCGAAGTACGTTTTAAAAACGGAAGAAAACATTTTTATAAAAATCCAGATAATTTACCCATAACTATGGGAGATATTGTTGCTGTAGAAGGTTCTCCAGGACATGATATTGGAACCGTTTCTTTGGCAGGAGAATTGGTGAAAGTGCAAATGAAAAAGCGCAAAATTACTGAAGATCACGAAGATGTTAAGAAAATCTACAGGAAAGCGAGTCAAAGAGATATAGATATTTGGCAACAAGCAAGAGGTAAAGAAGAAGAAACACAAAGAAGAGGAAGAGAAATTTTAGGACGTTTAGGTCTGCAAATGAAACTTTCAGATGTAGAATATCAAGGAGATGGAAACAAAGCAACTTTCTATTATACAGCAGAATCTCGCGTAGATTTTAGACAATTAATTAGAGATTTGGCAAGCGCATTTTCTATTCGTGTAGAAATGAAACAAGTTGGCGCAAGGCAAGAAGCTGCAAGATTAGGTGGTGTTGGTTCTTGTGGTAGAGAATTATGTTGTTCAACATGGTTAACAGATTTTAGAAAGGTATCTACATCTGCAGCTCGTTACCAACAATTATCTTTAAACCCATTAAAGTTAGCAGGACAATGTGGAAAATTAAAGTGTTGTTTAAATTTTGAATTAGACACCTATTTAGACGCTTTAAAAACCTTTCCTAAACAAGATTTAGTTTTAAAAACTGAAAAAGGAGAAGCTGTTTTTGTAAAGATGGATATTTTTAAACAACATCTTTGGTACACATACAAAGAAGAACGTTTCAAATGGTTTCGTTTAACTTTAGAGCAGGTTTTAGAAATTGTAGAACTTAATAAAAATAATGAGAAGTCTGCAACGTTAGAAGAATATGAAGCTGATGTAGAAATACCAGTAAAGGTAGATTTCGAAGATGCTGTTGGACAAGATAGTTTAACACGTTTCGATGTTCCAAAAACTAACAAACGTAGAAAGAATAATAGAAATAAAAACAAGAAAAAACCAGTTGGTGCTGTTGCAAATAAAACGCAGACAAACCCAAATCAGAAAAGGAAACCAGTAGCTAAACAACACAATAAACAGCAGCCAAAACCGAAGCCAAAACCAAACCCTAACGCAAAACCAAATCAGCCAAAAGCTGAAAATGGTAAGCCAAAACCTAGGCCTAGACCAAACCCAAAAGCAAAGCCTAATCCGAATGCAAAACCAAATGAAAATGGTCCAAAAGGAGAGGTAAAAAAGACTAGCAAACCAAGAAGAAATAATAATAGAAATCGTAATAACAACAATCCAAAAAATGGAAACGATTCAGAAAAATAG
- a CDS encoding gliding motility lipoprotein GldH yields the protein METIQKNSFFLIIIAVFFLMISCDDKSQFNQYKAIENASWEANKKIVFEFDVRDTISPKNLFINIRNNNEYQFSNLYLITELNFPNETIVVDTLQYEMTDNSGNFLGDGFTEIKDNKLFYKEKKAFPVSGKYTLSVRQAMRKNGEVNPMPFLEGISDVGFSIEKIN from the coding sequence ATGGAAACGATTCAGAAAAATAGTTTTTTTTTAATAATAATAGCTGTGTTTTTTTTGATGATTTCTTGTGATGATAAATCACAATTTAATCAATATAAAGCAATAGAAAATGCTTCTTGGGAAGCCAATAAAAAAATTGTTTTTGAGTTTGATGTAAGAGATACAATTTCACCAAAAAATTTATTTATCAATATTAGAAATAATAACGAGTATCAGTTTAGCAATTTATATCTAATTACGGAATTAAATTTCCCGAATGAAACCATTGTTGTAGATACTTTACAATATGAAATGACAGATAATTCTGGAAATTTTTTAGGTGACGGATTTACTGAAATCAAAGACAATAAGTTATTTTATAAAGAAAAAAAGGCATTTCCAGTTTCAGGAAAATATACTTTAAGTGTGCGTCAAGCAATGAGAAAAAATGGTGAAGTAAATCCAATGCCTTTTTTAGAAGGAATTAGCGATGTTGGTTTTAGCATAGAAAAAATTAATTAA
- a CDS encoding transglycosylase domain-containing protein, giving the protein MTKKKTTNFSKYIKWFWGIVLGGFGFLVLLFLFASWGWLGALPTFEELENPETNLATEVISIDGKTIGKYATENRTPIHYNELPINLVNALVATEDERFYEHSGIDFRGTARAVLKPGSGGASTITQQLAKMLFTGRASSNIFLRIGQKMKEWVVATKLERQYTKQEIIAMYLNKYDFLNQAVGIRSAARIYFGKEPKDLVIEESAMLVGMLKNSSYFNPLRREAKVKQRRNVVLKQINRNGFITEVEKDSLQNLDLNLNYTPESHDVGLATYFRGHLQKVMRTWVKNHPKPNGEEYDIFRDGLKIFVTIDSRMQQYAEEAVKEHMANLQSHFFKEQKRNKTAPFYDIEKSDIDGILDRAKKNSERYKRLKIAGKSSKYINEVFNKKTEMKVFSWKGDIDTIMSPIDSIRYYKYFLRSGLVSIEPQTGHIKAWVGGINNKHFKYEAVEQQKRQVGSTFKPFVYATAINQLRLSPCDEFPNTLYTIPKGKYGIPEDWTPENSNLKYGGMLTLKDGLAGSVNTMSARLIDKVTPENVVRLAKAAGIESEIQANPSIALGAVDLSLLEMVGAYATFANKGLRVNPMILTRIEDKNGTVLEEFTPETKEVLNEESAYVILDLLKGVTQSGSGVRLRSTWSSGGSAVTGFPYKFTNEIAGKTGTTQNQSDGWFMGIVPNLATGVWTGGEDRSTHFAGISKGQGATMSLPSWALFMQKCYADKTLKISQADFEKPENLSININCVDKSDKKDGDKKDEIPEEDTDF; this is encoded by the coding sequence ATGACAAAAAAGAAAACAACAAATTTTAGTAAATATATAAAATGGTTCTGGGGAATTGTTTTAGGAGGTTTTGGTTTTTTAGTATTATTATTTTTGTTCGCTTCTTGGGGATGGTTAGGTGCTTTACCAACCTTTGAAGAATTAGAAAACCCAGAAACAAATTTAGCAACAGAAGTTATTTCTATTGATGGAAAAACAATTGGTAAATACGCAACTGAAAACAGAACACCAATTCATTATAACGAATTACCTATAAATTTAGTAAATGCTTTAGTAGCTACAGAAGATGAACGTTTTTACGAACATTCTGGAATCGATTTTAGAGGAACAGCAAGAGCAGTTTTAAAACCAGGAAGTGGTGGTGCAAGTACAATTACACAACAGTTAGCAAAAATGCTATTTACAGGAAGAGCTTCAAGTAATATCTTTTTAAGAATAGGGCAAAAAATGAAAGAATGGGTTGTTGCTACAAAATTAGAAAGACAATATACAAAGCAAGAAATCATTGCAATGTATTTGAATAAATATGATTTTCTAAACCAAGCAGTTGGTATCCGTTCTGCAGCAAGAATCTATTTTGGTAAAGAACCTAAAGATTTGGTTATAGAAGAATCTGCAATGTTGGTAGGTATGCTAAAAAACTCCTCTTATTTTAATCCATTAAGAAGAGAAGCAAAAGTAAAACAACGAAGAAATGTAGTTTTAAAACAAATAAATAGAAACGGTTTTATAACAGAAGTAGAAAAAGATTCATTACAAAACCTAGACCTAAATTTAAATTACACACCAGAAAGTCATGATGTTGGTTTGGCTACTTATTTTAGAGGACATTTACAAAAAGTGATGAGAACTTGGGTTAAAAATCACCCAAAACCAAATGGCGAAGAGTATGATATTTTTAGAGATGGTTTAAAAATATTTGTTACTATAGATTCTAGAATGCAACAATATGCAGAAGAAGCTGTAAAAGAACACATGGCAAATTTACAATCACACTTTTTTAAAGAACAAAAGAGAAATAAAACAGCTCCTTTTTATGATATTGAAAAAAGTGATATTGATGGAATTTTAGATCGTGCCAAGAAAAATTCAGAAAGATATAAACGTCTTAAAATTGCAGGAAAATCTTCAAAATACATTAATGAAGTTTTCAATAAAAAAACAGAAATGAAAGTATTTTCTTGGAAAGGAGATATAGACACAATTATGTCGCCAATAGATTCTATAAGATATTATAAATACTTTTTACGTTCTGGTTTGGTTTCTATAGAACCACAAACAGGACACATTAAAGCTTGGGTTGGTGGTATTAATAACAAGCATTTTAAATACGAAGCTGTAGAACAACAAAAACGTCAAGTAGGTTCTACATTTAAACCTTTTGTGTATGCAACAGCTATTAATCAATTAAGATTATCTCCTTGTGATGAATTTCCAAATACGTTATATACAATTCCGAAAGGAAAATATGGAATTCCAGAAGATTGGACTCCAGAAAATTCGAATTTAAAATACGGAGGAATGTTAACTTTAAAAGATGGTTTAGCTGGTTCTGTAAATACAATGTCTGCAAGATTAATAGATAAAGTAACTCCAGAAAATGTAGTTCGTTTAGCAAAAGCTGCAGGTATAGAAAGCGAAATTCAGGCAAACCCTTCAATAGCATTGGGTGCAGTAGATTTATCATTATTAGAAATGGTAGGTGCATATGCTACTTTTGCAAATAAAGGTTTGCGTGTAAACCCAATGATTCTTACAAGAATAGAAGATAAAAACGGAACAGTTTTAGAAGAATTTACTCCAGAAACAAAAGAGGTTTTAAACGAGGAATCTGCCTATGTAATTTTAGATTTATTAAAAGGAGTTACACAATCTGGTTCAGGAGTTCGTTTACGATCTACTTGGAGTTCTGGCGGAAGTGCTGTTACTGGTTTCCCTTATAAATTTACAAATGAAATTGCAGGTAAAACTGGTACAACGCAAAACCAGTCAGATGGTTGGTTCATGGGTATTGTACCAAATTTAGCAACAGGAGTTTGGACTGGTGGTGAAGACAGATCTACACATTTTGCAGGAATTTCTAAAGGACAAGGAGCAACAATGTCTTTACCTTCTTGGGCTTTGTTTATGCAAAAATGTTATGCAGATAAAACCTTAAAAATTAGTCAAGCAGATTTCGAAAAACCAGAAAATTTATCCATTAATATTAATTGTGTCGATAAATCGGATAAAAAAGACGGTGATAAAAAGGATGAAATCCCTGAAGAAGATACTGACTTTTAA
- a CDS encoding CoA transferase subunit A encodes MINKKVNNVTEALQGVKSGMTLMLGGFGLCGIPENAISELVKLNVRDVTCISNNAGVDDFGLGLLLQGKQIKKMISSYVGENDEFERQMLSGELEVELTPQGTLAEKCRAAQAGFPAFYTPAGYGTEVAEGKETREFDGKMYVLEPAFKADFAFVKAWKGDAAGNLVFKGTSRNFNPNMCGAATITVAEVEELVEVGELDPNNVHIPGIFVQRIFQGKNYEKRIEQRTVRQKQ; translated from the coding sequence ATGATTAACAAAAAAGTAAATAACGTAACAGAGGCTTTACAAGGTGTAAAAAGCGGAATGACGCTTATGCTTGGTGGGTTTGGTTTATGTGGTATTCCAGAAAATGCAATTTCTGAACTAGTAAAATTAAATGTTAGAGATGTTACATGCATTTCTAATAATGCAGGTGTAGATGATTTTGGTTTAGGATTATTATTGCAAGGAAAACAAATTAAAAAAATGATTTCCTCTTATGTTGGTGAAAATGATGAGTTCGAAAGACAAATGTTGTCTGGAGAATTAGAAGTAGAATTAACGCCACAAGGAACTTTGGCAGAAAAATGTAGAGCTGCACAAGCAGGTTTTCCTGCATTTTATACACCAGCTGGTTATGGTACTGAAGTTGCAGAAGGAAAAGAAACCAGAGAATTCGATGGAAAAATGTATGTTTTAGAACCAGCATTTAAAGCAGATTTTGCTTTTGTAAAAGCTTGGAAAGGAGATGCAGCAGGAAATTTAGTTTTTAAAGGAACTTCAAGAAATTTTAATCCAAATATGTGTGGTGCAGCAACAATTACAGTTGCAGAAGTAGAAGAATTGGTTGAAGTTGGTGAGTTAGACCCAAACAATGTTCATATTCCAGGGATATTTGTACAAAGAATTTTTCAAGGTAAAAATTACGAGAAAAGAATTGAACAACGAACTGTAAGACAAAAACAATAG
- a CDS encoding 3-oxoacid CoA-transferase subunit B — MALDKIGIAKRIAQEVQDGFYVNLGIGIPTLVANYVRDDIEVEFQSENGVLGMGPFPFEGEEDADIINAGKQTITTMPGASFFDSSMSFSMIRGKHVDLTILGAMEVAENGDIANWKIPGKMVKGMGGAMDLVASAENIIVAMMHSNKRGESKILKKCSLPLTGVGCVTKVVTNLAVLEVKNNEFHLLERAPGVTVEEIKKATEGTLVVNGEIPEMDV; from the coding sequence ATGGCTTTAGATAAAATAGGAATAGCGAAAAGAATTGCACAAGAAGTTCAAGATGGTTTTTACGTAAACTTGGGAATCGGAATTCCTACGTTAGTTGCCAATTACGTTAGAGACGATATAGAAGTAGAGTTTCAAAGTGAAAACGGAGTTTTAGGAATGGGACCTTTTCCTTTTGAAGGAGAAGAAGATGCAGATATTATAAACGCAGGTAAACAAACCATTACAACAATGCCAGGAGCAAGTTTTTTCGATTCTTCTATGAGTTTTTCTATGATTCGTGGTAAACATGTAGATCTTACCATTTTAGGAGCAATGGAAGTTGCAGAAAATGGAGATATTGCCAACTGGAAAATTCCAGGAAAAATGGTGAAAGGAATGGGTGGAGCAATGGATTTAGTTGCTTCCGCAGAAAACATTATTGTAGCAATGATGCATTCTAACAAACGTGGAGAATCTAAAATTTTAAAGAAATGTTCTTTGCCTTTAACAGGTGTTGGTTGTGTAACTAAAGTGGTTACTAATTTAGCTGTATTAGAAGTAAAGAATAATGAATTTCACTTGTTAGAAAGAGCTCCAGGAGTTACTGTAGAAGAAATTAAAAAAGCTACAGAAGGTACTTTGGTTGTAAATGGAGAAATTCCAGAAATGGACGTTTAA
- a CDS encoding exodeoxyribonuclease III yields MKIISYNVNGIRAALKKGFIDWLKAANPDVICIQETKAHKEQLDVTEFENAGYPYHYWFSAQKKGYSSVAIFCKEKPNHVEYGTGIETMDFEGRNLRVDFDDVSVMSLYLPSGTNSERLSFKFNYMDEFQEYINNLKQEIPNLVICGDYNICHEAIDIHNPKMKGVSGFLPEERTWIGEFINNGFIDSFRYLNRELQQYSWWSYRANSRANNKGWRLDYAMVSEPLKEKISRAYILGEAKHSDHCPIALELDL; encoded by the coding sequence ATGAAAATAATATCATACAATGTAAACGGAATTAGAGCTGCTTTAAAAAAAGGGTTTATAGATTGGTTAAAAGCTGCAAATCCAGATGTTATTTGCATCCAAGAAACAAAAGCACACAAAGAACAATTAGATGTAACCGAGTTTGAAAACGCTGGTTATCCTTATCATTATTGGTTTTCAGCACAAAAAAAAGGATATTCTTCTGTAGCTATTTTCTGTAAAGAAAAACCAAATCATGTAGAGTATGGTACAGGAATAGAAACCATGGATTTTGAAGGTAGAAATCTTCGTGTAGATTTTGATGATGTTTCAGTTATGAGTTTGTATTTACCTTCTGGTACCAATTCAGAAAGATTGAGTTTTAAATTCAATTATATGGATGAGTTTCAAGAATATATTAATAATTTAAAACAAGAAATTCCGAATTTAGTTATATGTGGAGATTATAATATATGTCATGAAGCTATTGATATTCACAACCCAAAAATGAAAGGAGTTTCTGGATTTTTACCAGAAGAAAGAACTTGGATTGGAGAGTTTATCAATAACGGATTCATAGATAGTTTTAGATACTTAAATAGAGAATTACAGCAATATTCTTGGTGGAGTTATAGAGCTAATTCTAGAGCAAATAATAAAGGTTGGCGTTTAGATTATGCAATGGTAAGCGAGCCTCTAAAAGAGAAGATTTCGAGAGCATATATTTTAGGCGAAGCAAAACATTCAGACCATTGCCCAATTGCATTAGAATTAGACTTATAG
- a CDS encoding lytic transglycosylase domain-containing protein, translating into MKQFLFFLLISISIFSQEKKDTIFLSKTKVDTLFIAKDSLKNPIKKDLFSDSDLETIDSLLIEEKFNSSLIDTLVYVINDKDITGNVPSVLTTDLLKIRLSALNKKTPFNLAYNPGLEKVINSYLLYRRKYYPALMARAKYYFPMFEQYLDQYDIPLEMKYLAIVESTLRPRIKSRVGATGLWQFMYGTGIQFDLKVSSYVDERQDPVKATVAACKYLSQLFTIFGDWDLALAAYNSGPGNVRKAIKRSGGYKNYWNIRPYLPRETAGYVPAFYATMYIFEHSDELKIYSEVPKFFDFQTDTVRVKRTISFDQISEKINVDELTLAELNPSYKLEIIPFIKDKNYAVRLPSSKIVEFLDKEKEIYTLADEDDAKREKPLPKYFEMDKRIRYKVKSGDFLGKIANKYGVRVSDLKRWNSLKSSRLKIGQRLSVYPKKIPNSTK; encoded by the coding sequence ATGAAGCAATTTTTATTCTTTTTATTAATCAGTATTTCAATTTTTTCACAAGAAAAAAAAGACACTATTTTTCTATCAAAAACAAAAGTAGATACTTTATTTATTGCTAAAGATTCTTTAAAAAACCCTATTAAAAAAGATCTATTTTCTGATAGCGATTTAGAAACAATAGACAGTTTGTTAATTGAAGAAAAATTTAATTCTTCTTTAATAGACACACTTGTTTATGTAATTAATGACAAGGATATTACAGGAAATGTACCATCAGTTTTAACAACAGATTTATTAAAAATTCGTCTTTCTGCATTAAATAAAAAAACACCTTTTAATTTAGCATATAATCCAGGATTAGAAAAAGTAATAAATAGTTACTTATTGTATCGTAGAAAATATTACCCAGCTTTAATGGCTAGGGCAAAATACTATTTTCCAATGTTCGAGCAATATTTAGATCAATATGACATTCCTTTGGAAATGAAATATTTAGCTATTGTAGAGTCTACCTTAAGACCAAGAATAAAATCTAGAGTTGGTGCTACAGGTTTGTGGCAGTTTATGTACGGAACAGGAATTCAGTTCGATTTAAAAGTAAGTTCTTATGTAGATGAACGCCAAGACCCAGTAAAAGCAACAGTTGCTGCGTGTAAATATTTAAGTCAATTATTTACCATTTTTGGAGATTGGGATTTGGCACTGGCAGCTTATAATTCTGGGCCAGGAAATGTTAGAAAAGCAATAAAACGATCTGGCGGTTATAAAAATTATTGGAATATTAGACCTTATTTACCCAGAGAAACAGCTGGTTATGTCCCAGCATTTTATGCAACAATGTATATTTTTGAACATTCAGATGAGTTAAAAATTTATTCTGAAGTTCCTAAATTTTTCGATTTTCAAACAGATACTGTACGTGTAAAAAGAACTATTAGTTTCGATCAAATTTCAGAAAAAATAAATGTTGATGAATTAACATTGGCAGAATTAAATCCATCTTATAAATTAGAGATTATTCCGTTTATAAAAGATAAAAATTATGCAGTAAGATTGCCAAGTAGCAAAATTGTAGAATTTTTAGACAAAGAAAAAGAAATTTATACTTTAGCAGATGAAGATGATGCTAAAAGAGAAAAACCGTTACCTAAATATTTTGAAATGGATAAACGTATCCGTTACAAAGTAAAAAGCGGAGATTTTTTAGGTAAAATTGCTAATAAATACGGTGTAAGAGTTAGCGATTTAAAACGTTGGAACAGCTTAAAAAGTAGCCGATTAAAAATAGGACAAAGACTGTCTGTTTACCCAAAGAAAATTCCTAATTCAACTAAATAA
- a CDS encoding DUF4837 family protein translates to MKKIFSIFVITLLIVSCTGNDKFVMRTSIGKVNKVMVVTKSSDWTGDVGKEIRNAFGELMVGLPQPEPILSVSQVAPNGFGSMMKVGRNILVIGESDKESFSVKHNVYAKPQTIVYIYAKDDAGMVKMFQKHKKEIIDIFIESDIKMTQSVFENTKLDDSKFKTLQNLGVSFTIHDKFRTVEDTGEFLWLRHHLTSGIAKTGSNNILIYSVPLEDETTVADSIVSVRNRIGKKYIPGSDPETMHMITEEAYTPHTFKTKVDGKNAFETRGKWEVKNDFMAGPFVNYTVVDKKNNRLVIFEGFTYAPSVNKRAFLFELEAIGRSMKIK, encoded by the coding sequence ATGAAAAAAATATTTTCAATTTTTGTAATTACATTGTTAATAGTATCCTGTACTGGTAACGATAAATTTGTAATGCGAACCTCTATTGGCAAAGTTAACAAAGTAATGGTAGTTACTAAATCTAGCGACTGGACTGGTGATGTTGGTAAAGAAATTAGAAATGCATTTGGAGAGTTAATGGTAGGTTTACCTCAACCAGAACCAATTTTATCAGTGTCTCAAGTTGCTCCAAACGGATTTGGAAGTATGATGAAAGTTGGTAGAAACATTCTAGTAATTGGAGAATCTGATAAAGAGAGTTTTTCTGTAAAACACAATGTGTATGCAAAACCACAAACCATTGTTTACATTTATGCTAAAGATGATGCAGGCATGGTAAAAATGTTTCAGAAACATAAAAAAGAAATCATAGATATCTTTATAGAATCTGATATAAAAATGACTCAAAGTGTATTTGAAAACACAAAATTAGATGATTCTAAATTTAAAACACTTCAAAATTTAGGTGTTTCATTTACTATTCATGATAAATTTAGAACTGTAGAAGACACAGGAGAATTCCTTTGGTTACGTCATCATTTAACAAGCGGAATTGCAAAAACAGGTAGTAATAATATTCTAATTTATTCAGTCCCTTTAGAAGATGAAACTACAGTTGCAGACAGTATTGTTTCTGTTAGAAACAGAATAGGTAAAAAATACATTCCTGGATCAGATCCAGAAACCATGCATATGATTACAGAAGAAGCATACACACCACATACTTTTAAAACAAAAGTAGATGGTAAAAATGCTTTTGAAACACGTGGAAAATGGGAAGTAAAAAATGATTTTATGGCAGGACCGTTTGTAAATTATACTGTTGTTGATAAGAAGAACAACAGATTAGTAATTTTTGAAGGTTTTACCTATGCACCATCAGTTAATAAGAGAGCTTTTCTTTTTGAATTAGAAGCTATTGGTAGATCTATGAAGATTAAATAG
- a CDS encoding DUF1761 domain-containing protein, whose protein sequence is MEMNFYIFFVSALVPLIIGFIWYGPLFGNAWMKEMGFTKESLAGKNMALTFILCYVFSFLMSFFLMFLVIHQMGVMQTLQGEIGFEEQTGEAFNYFQDFIANYGDRFRTFKHGALHGTMSGFIFALPIIAINGMFERKSTKYIAINAGFWIVCLAIMGGILCQWI, encoded by the coding sequence ATGGAAATGAATTTTTACATCTTTTTTGTATCGGCTTTAGTGCCGTTAATTATCGGTTTTATCTGGTATGGTCCATTATTTGGAAATGCCTGGATGAAAGAAATGGGATTCACAAAAGAATCTTTAGCAGGTAAAAACATGGCGCTAACATTTATACTCTGTTATGTATTTAGTTTTTTAATGTCTTTCTTTTTAATGTTTTTAGTTATACATCAAATGGGGGTTATGCAAACATTACAAGGAGAAATAGGTTTCGAAGAACAAACAGGAGAAGCATTTAACTATTTTCAAGACTTTATAGCTAATTATGGAGATCGTTTTAGAACATTTAAACATGGAGCTTTACATGGTACAATGTCTGGGTTTATTTTTGCACTACCAATTATTGCAATTAACGGAATGTTCGAAAGAAAAAGCACAAAGTATATTGCAATAAATGCCGGATTTTGGATTGTCTGTTTAGCAATTATGGGAGGTATTTTATGTCAATGGATTTAA